The Formosa sp. Hel1_33_131 genome window below encodes:
- a CDS encoding Sec-independent protein translocase subunit TatA/TatB gives MNIYMLPLAIGAPQIILIVVVVLLLFGGKKIPELMKGLGGGIKEFKKASQEEKKDSENIEDKKD, from the coding sequence ATGAACATATATATGTTACCATTAGCGATCGGTGCGCCACAAATTATTTTAATTGTGGTGGTAGTTCTTTTGTTGTTTGGCGGTAAAAAAATTCCTGAACTTATGAAAGGTTTAGGGGGCGGAATTAAAGAGTTCAAAAAAGCCAGTCAAGAAGAAAAAAAAGACAGTGAAAATATTGAAGATAAAAAAGATTAA
- a CDS encoding GH3 auxin-responsive promoter family protein — protein MPSIKAFVAKLYAARIYNKINRWASNPIETQERVFQSLISDASDTQFGRDHNFKNIKTHADFVKHVPVRDYEALKSYVEKMVAGEEDILWKGKPLYFAKTSGTTSGAKYIPITKESMPSHIEAAKNAILLYIHETGNTKIVTRKMIFLQGSPVLETKNGIQLGRLSGIVAHYVPKYLQKNRLPTWETNCIEDWETKVNTIVHETLNEDMSVIAGIPSWVQMYFEKLIEEKGQKVGHIFKNFSLFIFGGVNYEPYRSKFESLIGRKVDSVELYPASEGFFAFQDRQNQPGMLLQLDSGMFYEFIIADTFFDASPNRLTLKDVEIGVNYVIIISTNAGLWAYNIGDTIQFTSVAPFRVIVSGRIKHFISAFGEHVIAKEVEHALLSALKTTDVSVSEFTVAPQIAPTEGLPYHEWFIEFENPPSDIEAFATQIDAAMKLQNSYYLDLIEGKVLRSLKITQVQKGGFQNYMKTIGKLGGQNKTPRLSNDRKIADVLTQNIQTN, from the coding sequence ATGCCATCAATTAAAGCGTTTGTCGCAAAACTTTATGCGGCTAGAATTTATAATAAAATAAATAGGTGGGCCTCCAACCCTATTGAGACTCAAGAACGGGTTTTTCAATCGTTGATTTCTGATGCTTCAGACACTCAATTTGGAAGGGATCACAATTTTAAAAACATAAAGACGCATGCAGATTTTGTAAAACACGTTCCTGTGCGTGATTATGAGGCTTTGAAATCTTATGTAGAAAAAATGGTTGCAGGTGAAGAAGATATTCTATGGAAAGGAAAGCCTCTGTATTTTGCAAAAACATCTGGAACAACCTCAGGGGCGAAGTACATTCCGATCACAAAAGAAAGCATGCCGAGCCATATTGAAGCAGCTAAAAATGCCATTTTACTTTACATTCATGAAACTGGAAACACCAAAATTGTGACTAGAAAAATGATTTTCTTACAGGGAAGTCCAGTTCTAGAAACCAAAAACGGCATACAACTCGGGCGTTTGTCGGGGATTGTAGCACACTATGTTCCTAAATACCTTCAAAAAAATCGATTGCCTACCTGGGAAACCAACTGTATTGAAGACTGGGAAACCAAGGTGAATACGATTGTCCATGAGACATTGAACGAAGACATGTCTGTAATTGCGGGCATTCCGTCATGGGTTCAAATGTATTTTGAAAAACTCATTGAAGAAAAGGGACAAAAGGTTGGGCATATATTTAAAAATTTCAGTCTTTTTATTTTTGGCGGTGTAAATTATGAACCGTACCGTTCCAAATTTGAAAGTTTAATTGGAAGAAAAGTAGACAGCGTAGAGCTTTATCCTGCTAGTGAAGGGTTTTTCGCATTTCAAGATCGGCAAAATCAACCCGGAATGTTGCTTCAATTAGACTCGGGAATGTTTTATGAATTTATAATAGCAGATACTTTTTTTGATGCTTCTCCTAATCGACTGACTTTGAAAGATGTTGAAATTGGTGTGAACTATGTCATCATTATTTCAACAAATGCGGGTCTTTGGGCTTATAACATTGGCGACACCATACAGTTTACATCGGTAGCACCGTTTAGGGTGATTGTGAGCGGACGCATCAAACACTTTATTTCTGCGTTTGGCGAACACGTCATAGCAAAAGAAGTTGAGCACGCACTTTTAAGTGCTTTAAAAACAACAGATGTGAGCGTAAGCGAATTTACAGTCGCGCCTCAAATAGCGCCAACTGAAGGGTTGCCGTACCACGAATGGTTTATTGAATTTGAAAACCCACCTTCAGATATAGAAGCATTTGCGACTCAAATTGATGCTGCAATGAAACTTCAAAATAGTTACTATTTGGATTTAATAGAAGGAAAAGTACTGCGGTCTTTAAAAATTACGCAGGTTCAAAAAGGCGGTTTTCAAAACTATATGAAAACCATTGGAAAGTTGGGTGGACAAAACAAAACCCCACGATTATCGAACGATCGAAAAATCGCAGATGTTTTGACTCAAAATATTCAGACTAATTAA
- the mnmG gene encoding tRNA uridine-5-carboxymethylaminomethyl(34) synthesis enzyme MnmG: MFDKIYDVIVVGGGHAGSEAAAAAANMGSSTLLVTMNLQNIAQMSCNPAMGGIAKGQIVREIDALGGYSGIVSDTSAIQFKMLNKSKGPAMWSPRVQSDRMRFAEDWRLLLEQTKNLDFYQEMVTGLVIKGDEVTGVKTSLGLEIRAKTVVLTNGTFLNGLIHIGNKNFGGGRAGEKAATGITEQLVDLGFESGRMKTGTPPRVDGRSLDFSKMIEQPGDAVPEKFSYSDITKPLTTQRPCHMSYTSLEVHNLLREGFDRSPMFNGRIQSLGPRYCPSIEDKINRFADKDRHQIFVEPEGWNTVEYYINGFSTSLPEDVQFKALSAVKGFENVKFFRPGYAIEYDYFPPTQLTHSLETKLVKGLYFAGQINGTTGYEEAASQGLMAGINASLKVQEKEPFILKRNEAYIGVLIDDLITKGTDEPYRMFTSRAEYRTLLRQDNADIRLTPKGYELGIASEKRLKRMEEKLSKAEAFVGFFRTQSVKPEEANPVLESKDSQPIRQSDKMFKIFSRPNIGIEDVRKFEAVEAYIQSNDLDNEVIEQAEIQVKYSGYIAKEKLNADKLTRLEYVKIPSGYDYSQIKSMSYEAREKLKKIQPTTVAQASRISGVSPNDISVLLVYMGR; this comes from the coding sequence ATGTTTGATAAAATTTACGATGTAATTGTAGTTGGTGGAGGACACGCCGGAAGTGAGGCAGCAGCAGCAGCTGCCAACATGGGGAGCAGTACTTTGCTAGTTACAATGAACCTTCAAAACATAGCGCAAATGTCATGCAACCCAGCAATGGGCGGTATTGCCAAAGGGCAAATCGTTCGTGAGATTGACGCCCTTGGAGGCTACAGTGGAATCGTAAGTGACACCTCTGCGATCCAATTCAAAATGCTCAACAAGTCTAAAGGCCCTGCCATGTGGAGTCCACGTGTGCAGAGTGACCGAATGCGGTTTGCAGAAGATTGGAGACTGCTATTGGAGCAAACCAAAAACCTAGATTTTTATCAAGAAATGGTCACAGGACTTGTGATTAAAGGTGATGAAGTCACAGGCGTAAAAACGTCCTTAGGATTAGAGATTCGAGCCAAGACGGTTGTGCTTACCAACGGTACGTTTTTAAATGGATTAATACACATTGGCAATAAGAATTTTGGTGGTGGTCGTGCTGGAGAGAAAGCAGCCACAGGCATCACAGAGCAACTCGTTGATTTAGGGTTTGAATCCGGTCGAATGAAAACAGGAACTCCGCCTAGAGTGGATGGGCGTTCTTTAGATTTTTCTAAAATGATCGAACAACCGGGCGATGCAGTACCAGAAAAATTCTCCTATTCAGATATCACCAAGCCGCTCACAACACAGCGTCCTTGCCACATGTCTTATACAAGTTTAGAAGTTCATAATTTATTAAGAGAAGGCTTTGACCGATCGCCCATGTTTAATGGTCGCATCCAAAGTTTAGGGCCGCGTTATTGTCCCTCTATTGAAGATAAAATAAATCGTTTTGCGGACAAGGACCGTCACCAGATTTTTGTAGAACCTGAGGGTTGGAATACCGTTGAGTATTATATCAATGGCTTTTCAACCTCTTTGCCCGAAGACGTTCAGTTTAAGGCGTTGAGTGCCGTGAAAGGATTTGAAAACGTTAAGTTTTTCAGACCGGGATATGCGATTGAATACGACTACTTCCCTCCTACGCAACTGACACACTCTTTAGAAACCAAGCTCGTTAAAGGCTTGTATTTTGCAGGACAAATTAATGGAACTACAGGCTATGAAGAAGCAGCCTCTCAAGGGTTAATGGCAGGAATTAATGCCAGTTTAAAAGTACAAGAAAAAGAGCCATTTATACTCAAACGGAACGAAGCTTATATAGGAGTTTTGATTGATGATTTAATCACCAAAGGTACTGACGAGCCTTATCGAATGTTTACGTCACGTGCGGAATACCGCACGCTTTTAAGGCAAGATAACGCCGACATTCGTTTGACACCCAAAGGGTACGAATTGGGGATTGCGAGCGAAAAGCGCCTCAAGCGGATGGAAGAAAAGCTGTCCAAAGCCGAAGCTTTTGTTGGGTTCTTTAGAACACAAAGTGTGAAGCCTGAGGAAGCAAATCCAGTTTTAGAAAGTAAAGATTCCCAACCGATTCGCCAGTCTGATAAAATGTTTAAGATATTTTCCAGGCCTAATATAGGCATTGAAGATGTTCGTAAATTTGAGGCAGTCGAAGCCTATATACAATCCAATGATTTGGATAATGAAGTCATTGAACAAGCCGAAATACAGGTGAAGTATTCTGGGTATATAGCCAAAGAAAAACTGAATGCTGACAAACTCACACGTTTAGAATATGTCAAAATCCCTAGTGGTTATGACTACTCTCAAATCAAATCCATGAGTTATGAAGCACGTGAAAAACTAAAGAAAATACAACCCACAACGGTTGCTCAAGCGTCACGCATCAGCGGGGTGTCCCCTAATGATATTTCTGTGCTACTGGTGTATATGGGGCGTTAA
- a CDS encoding DUF4837 family protein — MRLYLKAFCLVFLFSACDDSNSKKVYKPQSSGNINNLSVVIDNDLWDTSVGETIRSTVGGPLYGLPQDEPQLTLRQIPTSVFTGFVKNTRLILKIKKGLAATTKFYKDPYASPQRMVTVSGMTNQEISDQFIANQDKIVKAFKAQEIQEKQRRTRKSLFNSTAVTKQFGINIQFPSIYRIAKQAEDFFWIRRDIKTGTVNLLIYTLPFDETLTKEALAERVITVRDSIGKQHIQGPVDGSYMTTEKAYTPFFGDTKVANLTSFETKSIWQVKDAFMSGPFINYWIEDKANNRYLIAEGFVYAPSVGKRDYIFELEAIIQSITIKQ; from the coding sequence ATGAGACTTTATTTGAAAGCGTTCTGTTTAGTATTCCTTTTTTCTGCATGTGATGATTCGAATTCTAAAAAAGTTTATAAGCCACAATCCTCCGGAAACATCAATAATTTATCAGTGGTAATTGATAATGATTTATGGGACACATCGGTTGGTGAAACGATTCGATCGACGGTTGGAGGGCCTTTATATGGACTGCCTCAAGACGAGCCGCAGCTTACATTGCGACAAATACCCACTTCAGTTTTTACGGGCTTTGTGAAAAATACACGTCTCATTTTAAAAATAAAAAAAGGTCTAGCCGCCACCACAAAATTTTATAAAGACCCCTATGCTTCGCCTCAACGGATGGTTACGGTTAGCGGAATGACCAATCAGGAAATTAGCGATCAATTTATAGCAAATCAAGATAAGATTGTCAAGGCATTTAAAGCGCAAGAGATCCAAGAAAAGCAACGTCGAACTAGAAAATCTCTATTCAATTCAACCGCCGTTACCAAGCAGTTTGGGATCAACATTCAGTTTCCATCTATTTATCGCATTGCAAAACAAGCCGAAGATTTTTTCTGGATCCGAAGAGATATTAAAACGGGGACAGTCAATTTATTGATATATACACTTCCTTTTGATGAGACTCTTACAAAAGAAGCTCTGGCAGAACGGGTGATTACAGTGCGCGATTCTATTGGAAAACAACACATTCAAGGACCTGTAGATGGGAGTTATATGACTACAGAAAAGGCGTACACGCCCTTTTTTGGGGATACCAAAGTGGCGAATTTAACTAGTTTTGAAACCAAAAGTATTTGGCAGGTAAAAGACGCTTTTATGTCGGGACCTTTTATTAATTACTGGATAGAAGACAAGGCAAATAACCGCTACTTGATTGCAGAAGGATTTGTGTATGCGCCTTCCGTTGGAAAACGTGATTATATTTTTGAATTAGAAGCGATTATACAATCGATAACGATAAAACAATAA
- a CDS encoding phosphoglycerate kinase has translation MKTIQNVNFKNTKALIRVDFNVPLNAQFEVTDNTRIVSAKPTILKVLEDGGSCILMSHLGRPKAQESEFSLRHIVSTLETVLGVQVLFSSDCIGEEAQTAADNLQPGQVLLLENLRYHSEETKGDLGFAEALSKLGDFYINDAFGTAHRAHASTTIIAQFFPVNKCFGSLLAQEIESIDKVMQTGEKPVLAILGGAKVSSKITIIDNILDKVDHLIIGGGMTFTFVKAQGGHVGDSICEDDKMELALEILEKAKVKNVQIHIPVDVLAANDFSNDANTQIVDVREIPKNWQGLDCGPKSKAIFHDVVQKCKTILWNGPLGVFEMETFSSGTIALGDSIAEATKNGAFSLVGGGDSVAAVKQFGFENKVSYVSTGGGAMLESLEGKTLPGIAAISE, from the coding sequence ATGAAAACCATACAGAACGTAAATTTTAAAAATACAAAAGCATTAATACGTGTAGATTTTAATGTGCCTTTAAATGCGCAATTCGAAGTTACTGACAACACGAGAATTGTTTCAGCAAAACCAACCATTTTAAAGGTTTTGGAAGATGGCGGCAGCTGTATCTTAATGTCTCATTTGGGACGACCAAAAGCTCAAGAGTCGGAATTTTCATTGCGTCATATTGTAAGTACGCTTGAAACTGTTTTAGGTGTTCAAGTGCTGTTTTCAAGTGACTGTATTGGCGAAGAAGCACAAACCGCAGCAGACAATTTACAACCAGGTCAGGTTTTGTTGTTAGAAAACTTAAGGTACCATTCTGAAGAAACAAAAGGTGATCTTGGTTTTGCAGAGGCACTTTCTAAGTTAGGTGATTTTTATATCAATGATGCTTTTGGAACGGCGCACAGAGCTCATGCTTCAACGACCATTATCGCTCAATTTTTTCCAGTAAATAAATGTTTTGGAAGCTTGCTTGCTCAAGAAATTGAAAGTATTGACAAAGTAATGCAAACGGGAGAAAAGCCAGTATTGGCAATTTTGGGAGGTGCTAAAGTCTCTTCAAAAATTACAATTATAGATAATATTTTAGATAAAGTAGATCATTTAATTATTGGTGGTGGAATGACTTTTACGTTTGTAAAAGCACAAGGCGGCCATGTTGGAGATTCTATTTGTGAGGATGACAAAATGGAATTAGCACTTGAAATTCTTGAAAAAGCAAAAGTTAAAAATGTTCAAATTCACATTCCTGTGGATGTATTGGCAGCCAATGATTTTAGCAACGATGCAAACACACAAATTGTAGACGTGCGTGAGATTCCTAAAAACTGGCAAGGTTTAGATTGTGGTCCAAAATCAAAAGCAATCTTTCATGACGTGGTTCAGAAATGTAAAACGATTTTATGGAACGGGCCTTTAGGTGTTTTTGAGATGGAAACATTTTCTAGTGGAACGATCGCCTTAGGAGATTCTATTGCAGAAGCAACTAAAAACGGTGCTTTTTCACTTGTTGGTGGTGGCGATTCTGTGGCAGCCGTAAAGCAGTTTGGGTTTGAAAACAAAGTGAGCTATGTAAGTACTGGCGGTGGTGCCATGCTTGAAAGTTTAGAGGGAAAAACCCTTCCAGGGATTGCTGCTATTTCTGAATAA
- a CDS encoding OmpH family outer membrane protein, with protein MKKIAIVFLTIITLTACQQQKIGFVDNGILINEYQERVDIEAKLQTKIDAFKMRTDSLRSAFELEIKEAELKARKMSQSDIQKLSQELQQKEQVLSQRVQFEQQQIAQESQTLNDSIINKVKDFVQTFGKSNSYNFILGSNEAGSVLYGEDASDLTQEILKALNESYTKD; from the coding sequence ATGAAAAAAATAGCAATTGTATTTTTAACAATTATTACCCTTACAGCCTGCCAACAACAAAAAATTGGTTTTGTTGACAATGGAATTCTTATTAACGAGTACCAAGAGCGTGTAGATATTGAAGCAAAACTTCAAACTAAAATTGACGCTTTCAAAATGCGGACAGACAGTTTACGATCTGCTTTTGAATTGGAAATAAAAGAAGCAGAATTAAAAGCAAGAAAAATGTCACAATCTGACATTCAGAAACTTTCACAAGAACTTCAACAAAAAGAACAAGTCTTGTCTCAAAGAGTTCAATTTGAGCAACAGCAAATCGCCCAAGAAAGTCAAACACTCAATGACTCTATCATTAATAAGGTCAAAGATTTTGTTCAAACTTTTGGTAAATCAAACAGCTATAATTTCATCTTAGGAAGTAACGAAGCAGGAAGTGTTTTGTATGGTGAAGATGCCTCGGACCTAACACAAGAAATTTTAAAGGCATTAAACGAAAGCTACACGAAAGACTAA
- a CDS encoding DNA polymerase III subunit — protein sequence MTFEDIIGQSFLKTHLTQSVNSGRIPHAQLYVGKRGVGALPMAIAYADYLMKHQEGGVGAMSPLTHPNIHFVYPVTTSDKVKSKPISSNYLTEWRSFIETNPYGSINDWYDVVGVGNKQGNIGVEEAHDVVSKMSLKAFNGGYKVMIVWMAEKMNSMCANKLLKLIEEPADKTVIILVTEDEEQLINTIRSRCQVVHLNPLSEETIKNTLITAHSTEAGLAQNIAHQSEGSYSRALDLLSQEPEDLQFEAWFIAWVRTAFQAKSNKQSINSLMAWSDEISKAGREIQKQFLDYSLRFFRQALLYNYGAKDLVFMKLNDKSFKLENFAPFIDASNIIEISKEIELANYHIERNANPKIVLTDLSIKLTRLLHLKKA from the coding sequence ATGACTTTTGAGGATATTATAGGGCAATCTTTTTTAAAAACACACTTAACGCAGAGCGTCAATTCTGGACGTATTCCACACGCACAACTTTACGTCGGAAAACGTGGAGTCGGTGCGCTCCCAATGGCGATTGCGTATGCCGATTATTTAATGAAGCATCAAGAGGGTGGAGTTGGAGCGATGAGCCCACTCACACATCCTAACATCCATTTTGTATATCCTGTCACCACAAGTGATAAGGTGAAGTCTAAACCCATTTCATCTAATTACCTTACAGAGTGGCGTTCTTTTATAGAAACAAATCCGTATGGATCGATAAACGATTGGTATGATGTGGTTGGTGTGGGCAATAAACAGGGAAATATTGGGGTCGAAGAAGCACATGATGTGGTGTCAAAAATGTCTTTGAAGGCGTTTAACGGTGGTTATAAAGTAATGATTGTGTGGATGGCTGAAAAGATGAATTCCATGTGTGCCAATAAATTACTCAAATTAATTGAAGAACCGGCAGATAAAACAGTGATCATTCTGGTGACAGAAGATGAAGAGCAACTGATTAATACCATTCGATCGCGATGTCAAGTCGTGCATTTAAATCCACTTTCGGAAGAAACGATAAAAAACACACTTATTACAGCTCATAGTACAGAAGCAGGTTTGGCGCAAAACATTGCTCATCAATCGGAGGGGAGCTATAGCAGAGCGTTGGATTTATTAAGTCAGGAACCCGAAGATCTCCAGTTTGAAGCTTGGTTTATCGCGTGGGTGCGAACGGCATTTCAAGCGAAAAGTAACAAGCAGTCCATCAACAGTCTGATGGCTTGGAGTGATGAAATTTCCAAGGCAGGTCGCGAAATACAAAAACAATTTTTAGACTATAGTTTGCGCTTTTTTAGGCAAGCACTCCTTTATAATTACGGGGCTAAAGATTTGGTTTTCATGAAGTTAAATGATAAGTCGTTTAAATTGGAGAACTTTGCGCCATTTATAGACGCTTCCAACATTATTGAAATTTCAAAAGAAATCGAATTGGCAAACTACCATATTGAACGCAATGCCAATCCAAAGATTGTTTTGACCGATTTATCCATCAAGCTAACGCGTTTGTTACACCTAAAAAAAGCTTAG
- a CDS encoding class I SAM-dependent methyltransferase, translated as METHKSHLKLKDHSLSGDSFELLYDPSRELLYTHPKPSEEKLSSYYPDTNYISHTNQRKSLFDLLYHLVRSVSVIRKFRLLKSFQPKQGALLDVGAGTGFFLRAAKKRGWTVTGIEPNPSARNLANSKAPNTVFDTETLGTLPERSFDVITLWHVLEHLPNLEDDLKTFQKLLKPNGRIVVAVPNFKSFDAAYFKDFWAAYDVPRHLWHFSQQSISKVFSKVQMKLESTHPLMMDAYYVSLLSNKLKTGSHRILNSLWVGFLSNLKAAKSGEYSSLIYILKNKN; from the coding sequence ATGGAAACACACAAGAGCCATCTAAAACTTAAAGACCATTCCTTAAGCGGAGACTCCTTTGAACTCCTTTATGACCCGTCTAGAGAGTTGCTTTATACGCACCCCAAACCATCAGAAGAGAAATTGTCAAGCTACTACCCTGACACGAATTATATCTCCCATACCAACCAGCGGAAATCTTTATTCGATCTTTTATACCATCTAGTTCGATCTGTTTCTGTTATAAGAAAATTCAGACTTTTAAAATCCTTTCAGCCAAAACAAGGCGCACTATTGGATGTAGGTGCCGGCACTGGGTTTTTCTTAAGAGCTGCTAAAAAAAGAGGTTGGACTGTTACCGGAATTGAACCCAACCCCTCGGCGCGAAACCTTGCAAATTCAAAAGCGCCCAATACTGTTTTTGACACCGAAACCTTGGGCACGCTCCCCGAAAGGTCGTTTGATGTGATTACCCTTTGGCATGTATTAGAACACCTTCCAAATTTAGAGGACGACCTAAAAACATTCCAGAAACTTCTAAAACCAAACGGTCGCATTGTGGTGGCAGTGCCAAATTTTAAAAGCTTTGACGCAGCTTACTTTAAAGACTTTTGGGCGGCTTATGATGTTCCAAGGCACCTATGGCATTTTTCCCAACAGTCGATCTCAAAAGTGTTTTCTAAGGTTCAAATGAAATTAGAATCGACTCACCCTTTAATGATGGACGCGTATTACGTTAGTTTGCTTTCCAATAAACTTAAAACAGGGTCTCATCGAATTTTAAATAGTTTGTGGGTTGGATTTCTTTCAAATTTAAAGGCAGCAAAGTCCGGAGAGTACTCCTCGCTTATTTATATCCTCAAAAACAAGAATTAG
- a CDS encoding LysM peptidoglycan-binding domain-containing protein produces the protein MKFKIFLFFGVLSCGLLHSQSVDSLAVVPTPTIDSIPLNLANVQKIEERWHNEVYNNSLYDTLTNVVSNQSYEAIYYPELPTDTLKKRLAILDAKTPFNIAYNTSLESVIKSYLKNRKRSTETLINRSQYYFPMFEEVLDKHNLPLEIKYLAVVESALKPCAKSRVGATGLWQFMFATGKQYGLEVSSYVDERCDPLRSTNAAAKYLASLYKTFGDWDLALAAYNSGPGNVTKAIRRSGGYQNYWNIRSFLPRETAGYLPAFLATLYLFEYADAHGFQVEKNQLPSVATDTIHIKQMISLDQVAELTDTKIETLQHLNPSYKLDIIPVLDNKNYTLRLPLAKIGDFVQNETQIYAAAKAEFEAREKPLPQFFEIDSKIRYKVRSGDYLGKIARKFRVRVSQIKKWNGLRTNDLKIGQRLTIYSRNPTAHTVNNSKSVTKSSKNTANKSTYLVKSGDSLWSISNKLTGISIQNLKEWNDIWDSHLKPGMTLIISN, from the coding sequence ATGAAATTTAAAATCTTTTTATTTTTTGGAGTATTGAGCTGTGGTCTTTTACACAGTCAAAGTGTTGACAGTTTAGCTGTGGTTCCTACTCCAACCATTGATTCTATTCCATTGAATCTTGCGAACGTTCAGAAAATTGAAGAACGCTGGCATAATGAAGTGTACAATAATTCGCTGTATGACACGCTTACGAATGTTGTTTCCAACCAGTCCTATGAGGCAATTTACTATCCAGAATTACCAACGGATACACTCAAAAAACGATTGGCGATTCTTGATGCCAAAACACCTTTTAACATAGCCTACAACACTTCTTTGGAAAGCGTTATAAAGAGCTATTTAAAAAACCGTAAACGCTCTACTGAAACGCTCATTAATCGTAGTCAGTATTATTTTCCAATGTTTGAGGAAGTTTTAGACAAACACAACCTTCCGTTAGAAATTAAATATTTGGCAGTGGTTGAATCAGCTTTAAAACCGTGCGCAAAATCACGTGTGGGTGCTACAGGACTTTGGCAGTTTATGTTTGCGACAGGCAAACAGTATGGGCTTGAAGTCAGCAGTTACGTCGATGAACGCTGTGATCCTTTACGCTCTACCAATGCCGCCGCTAAATACTTAGCATCGCTGTACAAAACATTTGGAGATTGGGACCTTGCGCTAGCAGCCTATAATTCTGGCCCTGGAAATGTTACAAAAGCAATTCGGAGATCTGGGGGATATCAAAATTATTGGAACATCCGATCGTTTCTACCACGTGAAACTGCAGGGTATCTCCCCGCTTTTCTAGCAACGCTTTACCTTTTTGAATACGCCGATGCACATGGATTTCAAGTTGAGAAAAACCAACTTCCAAGCGTTGCAACCGATACAATTCATATCAAACAAATGATTTCTTTAGATCAAGTTGCAGAGCTTACAGATACTAAAATTGAAACACTCCAACATCTAAATCCTTCTTATAAGTTAGATATTATTCCTGTTTTAGATAATAAGAACTATACCCTTAGACTTCCACTTGCTAAAATTGGTGATTTCGTTCAAAATGAAACACAAATTTATGCGGCTGCAAAAGCTGAGTTTGAAGCACGTGAGAAACCCTTGCCTCAGTTTTTCGAAATTGATTCTAAAATCAGATATAAAGTAAGATCGGGCGACTATTTAGGAAAGATTGCACGAAAATTCAGAGTCAGAGTGAGTCAAATCAAAAAATGGAACGGATTGCGAACAAATGATTTAAAAATAGGACAACGGTTGACCATCTATTCTCGAAACCCTACAGCACACACTGTTAATAATTCAAAATCAGTCACTAAAAGTTCTAAAAATACAGCCAATAAATCGACCTATTTGGTGAAGTCAGGCGACTCTCTTTGGAGCATCTCAAATAAATTAACAGGAATTTCTATCCAAAACCTTAAAGAATGGAATGATATTTGGGACAGTCATTTAAAACCAGGGATGACCTTGATTATTTCTAACTAA
- a CDS encoding M23 family metallopeptidase, whose amino-acid sequence MTRKKTNKKKLKKKLLHKYRLVVLNEDTFEERLAFKLTRLNVFVLGSLIAILLVAITTVFIAFTPVREYIPGYSSTALQKQALELDFKTDSLLEVINMNDAYITSVKSVLRGEVSAVVINKDSIFKAAQADTDILDLNPSKADSILRAKVSNEDKYNLFETATTATDFVFFPPVNGSISAGFDTNEKHYAVDIVIPKNTPVKATADGRVLFASWTSDASYVIIIDHGDELISVYKHNSSLTKSQGDFVKSREVIAISGSSGELSTGPHLHFELWNNGIPLNPSTFIDF is encoded by the coding sequence ATGACCAGAAAAAAAACAAATAAAAAGAAACTCAAAAAGAAGTTGCTTCACAAATACCGCCTAGTGGTATTAAATGAAGACACTTTTGAAGAGCGATTAGCGTTCAAGTTAACTCGTCTCAATGTCTTTGTTTTGGGCTCTTTAATTGCAATTTTATTGGTGGCGATCACCACGGTTTTTATTGCGTTTACGCCTGTTCGAGAATACATTCCTGGCTATTCTTCAACTGCGCTTCAAAAGCAAGCATTGGAACTGGATTTTAAAACGGATTCGTTACTAGAGGTGATTAATATGAATGATGCTTACATTACTTCCGTTAAAAGCGTATTACGAGGCGAAGTGAGCGCGGTTGTCATTAATAAAGATTCTATTTTCAAAGCCGCTCAAGCTGATACAGATATTTTAGATTTAAACCCTTCAAAAGCGGATTCTATATTAAGAGCGAAGGTGAGCAATGAGGATAAATATAATTTATTTGAAACGGCTACGACCGCTACAGATTTTGTGTTTTTCCCTCCTGTTAACGGATCTATAAGTGCCGGATTTGATACAAATGAAAAGCATTATGCCGTTGATATTGTCATTCCAAAAAACACCCCTGTAAAGGCCACTGCCGACGGACGAGTCTTGTTTGCTTCATGGACTTCAGACGCCAGTTATGTGATCATTATAGATCATGGTGATGAATTGATTTCTGTGTATAAACACAACTCATCTCTTACAAAATCTCAAGGAGATTTTGTAAAATCAAGAGAAGTCATCGCAATTTCTGGATCTTCAGGTGAGTTGAGTACAGGGCCACATTTACATTTCGAACTTTGGAATAATGGAATCCCCCTGAATCCATCTACCTTTATTGACTTTTAA